In the Oncorhynchus clarkii lewisi isolate Uvic-CL-2024 unplaced genomic scaffold, UVic_Ocla_1.0 unplaced_contig_13575_pilon_pilon, whole genome shotgun sequence genome, one interval contains:
- the LOC139396695 gene encoding uncharacterized protein produces MEDDKMFSLVMQFRLPGNHMTEDPVYRVGKTCSYTPWTSREILCDRNYMEAVASGYKMTAVVFSPSKNVMNVDEVQRKGYAIANTPTRLVLRSPHNAEETYLQNVAGVPMRVLSTSTFFEQKWLVTRVDATAVCPTPEAVAFTPEVITWYMPKHIDPLFSSDAFTMLEVYMGIDAKRLDTEEMAARNYSVLVTEAHIIVEIPVGAVGGYFKSHIQDDQYFVTYTIEPMLELLWIEEVAHEDTSYKVLFPITTPLMARPPQVRNYTVPEQAVFVLELGTFNLDVELLNITFPTMVLTVAECNARGFNVREQRSPDNTLKTFRLEVPFSDPVVFKERRAEQGVTTFTLQLIYGLVIFPEYAPFSHSAVVDAVLLDIVPPSVTGNCDQENFHITVDYRNQEPFFVVLVGKRLLNHEFAQQYLTEGDTDFTITLPFSSPDAVFESVHSSSVRSRLDVALLNPYNNMTIKYFSLACSFLKTLTECFSNGTMTALAVKVESAPGLNPGQLTLSDPACGPTYSDDRVAYFHFTVNSCGTTRKFINNVMLYENEISLPDELEVKRNATTSSEEEYQLKVSCYYVANITRTLAFLTRPRDNEPFAATGTGRLMVRMRLAQDASYNTFHQEEDYPVVRYLRQPLHFEVELTTSSDPKVALVLDHCWATLNEDRDSRPRWNLIINGCENPEDPYRVVFHPVVADARVHFPPHVKRFEAYMFSFAEDAVEPSGQVFVHCDVVICDASSPSGGPCSGQCVNQDNPKRG; encoded by the exons ATGGAG GATGATAAGATGTTCAGCTTGGTCATGCAGTTCAGGCTGCCAGGAAACCACATGACTGAAGACCCTGTGTATAGAGTGGGAAAAACTTGTAGCTACACCCCCTGGACCTCCCGAGAGATTCTGTGTGACCGCAACTACATGGAG GCTGTTGCTTCAGGATACAAAATGACAGCAGTCGTCTTTAGTCCTAGCAAGAATGTCATGAATGTGGATGAGGTCCAAAGAAAGGGCTATGCAATAGCCAACACTCCCACACGGCTGGTGTTAAGAAGCCCTCATAATGCAGAGGAGACATACCTCCAGAAT GTAGCTGGGGTTCCGATGCGGGTGCTCTCAACCTCAACCTTCTTTGAGCAGAAGTGGCTGGTTACTCGAGTAGATGCCACAGCTGTTTGTCCAACACCAG AGGCAGTGGCCTTTACTCCAGAAGTGATCACCTGGTACATGCCCAAGCACATAGACCCACTTTTCTCCTCTGATGCCTTCACCATGTTGGAGGTGTACATGGGAATTGACGCTAAGAGGCTGGACACTGAGGAAATGGCTGCCAGAAACTACTCTGTTTTAGTCACAGAGGCTCATATTATTGTTGAAATTCCGGTGGGGGCGGTTGGCGGCTATTTCAAG AGCCATATTCAGGATGACCAGTACTTTGTCACTTACACCATTGAGCCCATGCTTGAGTTGCTGTGGATCGAGGAGGTCGCACACGAGGACACCAGCTATAAAGTCCTCTTCCCTATCACAACACCTCTGATGGCCAGGCCTCCACAAGTTCGCAACT ACACAGTTCCTGAGCAGGCAGTGTTTGTGCTTGAGTTGGGGACCTTCAACCTTGATGTGGAGCTGCTGAACATCACCTTTCCCACCATGGTGCTAACTGTTGCAGAGTGCAACGCCAGGGGTTTCAATGTTCGGGAGCAGAGATCCCCGGACAACACCTTGAAGACCTTCAGGCTGGAGGTGCCCTTCTCAGACCCGGTGGTCTTCAAGGAG AGAAGGGCGGAACAAGGTGTCACAACCTTCACTCTTCAGCTGATCTACGGCCTGGTCATCTTTCCAGAGTACGCgcctttctctcactctgccGTTGTGGACGCTGTACTGCTGGACATTG TGCCACCTTCAGTCACTGGCAACTGTGATCAGGAGAACTTCCACATcactgtggactacaggaaccAAGAGCCCTTTTTTGTGGTCTTGGTTGGCAAGCGGCTGCTTAACCATGAGTTTgctcaacagtatttaacagagGGCGACACAGACTTCACCATCACGTTGCCCTTCTCTTCGCCGGACGCAGTGTTTGAG TCAGTTCACTCGTCCTCTGTCAGGAGCAGACTGGATGTGGCTCTGTTGAATCCTTACAACAACATGACCATCAAATACTTTTCCCTGGCTTGCAGCTTCCTCAAAACGCTGACTG AGTGTTTCTCTAACGGAACGATGACTGCGCTGGCGGTGAAGGTGGAGTCTGCTCCCGGTCTGAACCCCGGTCAGCTGACCCTGAGCGACCCCGCCTGTGGTCCCACCTACAGTGACGATCGCGTCGCCTACTTCCACTTCACTGTGAACTCCTGTGGCACCACCAGGAAG TTTATCAACAATGTCATGCTGTATGAGAACGAAATCTCCTTGCCAGATGAACTTGAGGTGAAGCGGAATGCCACGACGTCTTCAGAGGAGGAATATCA GTTAAAGGTTTCCTGCTACTATGTGGCCAACATCACTCGCACATTGGCCTTCCTGACCAGGCCGCGTGACAACGAGCCTTTTGCCGCGACTGGGACGGGTCGGCTAATGGTCAGAATGAGACTCGCTCAGG ACGCCTCGTATAACACGTTCCACCAGGAGGAGGACTATCCAGTGGTGAGGTACCTGAGACAGCCTCTGCACTTTGAGGTGGAGCTGACCACGTCCTCTGATCCCAAGGTAGCGCTGGTGCTTGACCACTGCTGGGCCACCCTCAACGAAGACCGCGACTCCCGACCCCGGTGGAATCTCATCATTAATGG CTGTGAGAACCCCGAGGATCCATACCGTGTTGTCTTCCACCCGGTGGTAGCTGACGCCAGGGTCCACTTCCCCCCTCACGTCAAACGCTTTGAGGCCTATATGTTTTCCTTCGCCGAGGATGCGGTTGAGCCGAGTGGCCAG GTCTTTGTCCATTGTGATGTGGTCATCTGTGATGCCAGTAGTCCGTCTGGCGGCCCCTGTAGTGGACAATGTGTGAATCAGGACAACCCGAAAAGAGGTAG